In the genome of Malania oleifera isolate guangnan ecotype guangnan chromosome 5, ASM2987363v1, whole genome shotgun sequence, the window GGGGCCAGCCGCCCCACTAAGCTCTGCATTTTTTTTCCCCTCACTTTGGCCTTTGAGTCTGCTCCCCATTCCAATTCCTCCTGCCCCTAGATGAGTTCTGAGAAATCCACTCCCATTGCAAAAAGCCCTCTTCATTAAATAAGTCCACcacgtactacatacatacataaatatatatatatatatatatagcttccaTCATTtcttttccaaaagaaaaaaaaaaaaaaaaaaggaacttaCTTAAGTTATATGGAAAATTAAATCTAATAGATAATGAAGATAtgacaaatatttttttcttttattttataccaaaaaaaatgtttatttttattgtaaagggTAAATGGCATAAGCCTAAATATATTAtatcataatttaaaaattaatagcTACATTTATTTGTATTCTCATATTTTACAAAACTGTATGGATAAAAAGATAGGTTACAGCAGGAACATATTTAAAGTATTAAAAACTCAAGctaaaaacaaatataaaagGTAAAATTTAGCGTCAAGTGGTGTAAAAATCCAAATCAAAAGGGTTAAAAGTTAAGAATTACTAATCCTAGtatatagaatatatatatatattcatataacaAATAgttgatcctaaaaaaaaaatcttaaacagtaaatatttatcataaaaaatattaattttatatcGAGGACTACTAAAAAGGGAAGTTTTGAGTTATTAGTTACACAACGTTATAAGCTTGATATCTATCAGTGCTTAGAATTTTAAAGAAatataaatcattttaaaattatgtcGATAGTTGGTGAAAACAATAAAATTAGTAATCCATCATCTTGTTGGTATATTGATTCAACTCATTTTAACTGTTCCTATTTCTAAAATTCGTGCTTTTTTGTTCAGCTATAAATCTTGTTAAACCCATGCTTGCAAGAAGATGGAAGATGAGTATCTTGTGAAttactttattatatacattGAGAAATAAATTGCTTACAAGTTTGATAATGCATTCAATAATTGATAATTTTTATGTTATAAAAGCAGTGGTGAGCACAATTATAGTGTCATTACTCAAGTTAAATTATTGGTTCATATTTgaacttttataataatttttttgtgtATGCCATGCTCATGGTGGCTTATATTTTCTAGTACTTTTACTATTGTTGAGATGTATTTATGCGTGATTCTAATTAATAAAACTTAAATAATTCTTTTATGTCAATAGAGTATATGATTTACTTTAAAatcaataatattcataataattATAAACATGTTTAAACAATCTCAGTaaattttttatacatatatagtttgGCTGCCCTTGACCATGATTTTTAGACCTGCCATTGGCTATAATAGCTATGCTACATCGATCAAAATGTTcagcaactaagaaacaacatgtccaaaaagtaaaagtttccgaAATGAGAATACTAacgtggatgagtggtataacattaaaagataagaAATCCAAATATTCGTGATAAGTTAAGCATAGCACCTGTTAAAGATCAAATAATGGAAGGGTGTCTTAGATGGATTGTGCATCTAGAATGTAGGCCAAACAGTGCACCAGTGGTTCGTTACTATGAGTGGCAATAGAAGGGGTGGGGTAGCCCTGAAACAAGTAAGAATTTCATAGCCCTtaatttgtcaaaggaaattgCCTATGATCATATAAATTGATAGAAAAGGATTCACGCAGCCAACCCCATGTAATGGGACTTAAGGATTGGATTAATTGTTATTGTTGTAATAAAAGCTCTTCCCAAAACAGAACCTACAACCATAACAGGCACATACAATAAAGAAATCCACCACTAATTGTCCCCATGGAACTGCAAACTAAGAGAGAAATTAAGGAACTAAGAAGATTATCAACCCCATAAAAACGCATTTGCCATCCCACAAAACAATTTGGCCTGCAAAAGCTCCAAAGGAAGACACTCCCAACGCTTAAACCTCACCTAGTCAGCTCCCAAATCCACCTAACAGGGCACCTATCAACCATGTTTAGTTTCTCCCAACAAAATAACATCATGACaaacaaaaatggaaaataaTCTTTCAGGCAAACCAACGCTTATTCTCATTCTCTAGACCCCTCATACTCCAATTAAAATCCTTATAAGACTAAAAGCTACACCCTTTAAAAGCATTTCCCTTACTAAAAAGTTATTAAGAGCAAGTACAGAAATCATCATAATAGGTGGGTAATATAGGAAGTGGCAATGTTACCCATGCAAGCCCATGGAAGGTAGCTTCTCTTTTATTTCCTTTCTTCTTAAAATGGGTAATAGTAATAGAATTGGGTTTTGGGAGGATATTTGGATAGGACAGACTTCATTAAAGCTTGTTTAGACCATCTAGTTCATAATGCACCAATTTCaacttttttcttttcaaagGGGGGCTCtctttcttaagattttcattcaTCAGGAGTCTCAATGAAAGAAAGATCGATGAGAACTTACATCTTTATTGAGTGTGTTGGATTCCTTTCCTCCCTACGTCGATGGGGCATGCAAGGCTTTGAACTGGGGATTCTCCAAGGTCTATCTACAAAATCTTCCCTTAATCACCTTATAATCTTCCAATCCTAGCCCCTTCAATTCAAATAAAGTGTTTGGCAAGCAAAAGCTCCTTTTTCAAGATTTGGGCTTTGTTGTTATGAACTCAAACTAATACAAATACCTTGCTACAAACAAGAAGACGTTACAAAGACCTCAAAGTTGACTATAAGTGAAACCAAAGCCtgaatccccccccccccaacccttGTCATATCAGATTTCGTACATATAATGTCTAGCATAATATCTTCTTGTTCTTCCCCCAAGACTTTCATGACAGGACCAAACCCATGCAACAATTCTCTATTCTAAGGATAGGTTTAGAAGGTTTAGAGGGAACTGGCAAATTTGCAATGCTCTATTAACAATGAAATGACGGAAAAGGTCTAGAAAGGGGTTTTCTTTGACAGTGCTAGTTAGGTCTTTGGATTGGTGGGCAGTTATGTTTTGGGGTCGCTTTTCAATCTatgtttttactttattttttgaGGACCACTTGTCCTCCTTGGCTTGTATtatcttccttttcttttcctaaaatatttccttttaatatttaaaagaataaaaagatAAAACAGTTAACAAGGGCATGTTTACAATCTTCTGTTTAGTAACAGCAAATTCTTTCCATTTTGCCACAGTGGCCACTGGAAAGTCAAACTGCTGCAGGGTACACGCCACCTCATCATTCAAAATAACGTTTCAGCAAATGCTTGCCCATTGATGATGTCCTAACTCCTACACTTCCAAATTTCCAATGCTCTTCTAAGCTTCTCAACAACAGCTTCCTCGTGCCGCTTATTCGCAGGTTCATATACAAGGCCTGCCTCTCCTTCGCTCTCGCTCAGGTCTCTCCCTTTCCCAAAAGGGAGCTGGAGTTAAGTTTTATAACACAAGCTTTGCCAACCCAAGCATTACTTTTAATACAAGGCCCAGTGACTGGGGACCCAAGCCTTATAAAAGACCCTCCCAGCCCAAAGGAGGAACCACAAGCTATTTTCCTGGCCCATTATCAACATGTATTTTGCTTCCTCTCTCGCAGTCCACTCCTTCAAAACTCAAAGGGGATTGCAACAGTTATTTTTGCATTGAGTCACTCTTGCACAATCTGTAATTTTCAACAAAGTGCTTTGCTCCAGCCTGTACAGTCCAGCTAATGATACAGAAAATCACTCATGCCCCTCCAAATGACAACCAGATTTCACATGTCTCCCTAATTTGGTTTGGGTAAGCCTATGGAAAACTGACATCCTCTCATCATCTTTCCAAATACTAAAGGAACCACGACATTTGCATTTCAGCTTTGATTCCCCATGTTGTCTGTCGATTAACAAGATTGAGACCATTCATGATTTCTTCCAAAGCTCTAACAAAGAGCCACCAATGACCAATCCAAGGCTTCTTTTCCATCCTGAATTCTCAATGATGATTTTCTTCCAAAATCCAAGATTTTCTTTGTGAATATTAATCACCCCAATGGCCCAATCTATTTCCAACAATCACATaaggataaacctgttcaaaaTTCTGAATGTCTTAACCCAAGAATAAATTGATTTTGCTGACCAAAACAGTTGGGAGTTGGTCAGAGACCCATTTCTACTTGGTTTACACCTTCCAGTATTCTCCCTTGTTTGTAGCACACTCGACAGATCGACCATCTTGAAAATAAAGATTTCCTTGTCTGCTTCAACAAACCATGTAAATGCCATCAACATAAAAAATCTAAAGGAGAAGGTTCCAGGAGTAAGAGTTACACCAAAAACACTGGTTTACCTTTGTACGCATCATAGTTGTCAAATACGTACCTAGGCGTGAGGCACAATGAAGCAATGAGGCTTGCGCCTCACAGGAATTGAGGCAAGCCACCTTTAAGAGGCGCAGTGAGGCATGCCTCGCAAGTGTTCAGATTatactttgtttcttttcttatctTTTAATCTCACCCAGCTGTTCTATTCCTTTTTCTTTATTGTTTGCCCTTTTTATGGAAATTCTGCCATTTTTCCCTGACATACATTCTCAGTTGCTCTCAGACTTCtgtcttcttctcttcttcttcttttggccTGCTGCACTGTTCTCAGTCAAAGCTGCAGAcccccatttttaaaattttcttctttttatgtCCTTTTTTATTTGAAATCTCTGTTTCTTTTCTGGAAATTTTGGCTCTGTTTCTCCTCAGTTTTCTTCATCTCTCTCTTCTTCTGAACTGCTTTGCTGCTCTGGGCCACCTCAATAATGttcctttttttccctttttttttcagttttatttgaaaaatgagCTGTTTTTTTTCCTGGAAGCATTTCTTTTTCTCAGCATTTCCGCTTCAGCGATCTGGAGTTTCCGGCTTCAGTCAGTGCCGCATCGCTGCTGcttttgcattttatttttcatttttttatttttttaaaatttccctgCTGCTTATTGCGGCTTCTATTTTGTGGAACTTATGGCCAAAGCATCTTTGCCCCTACCAAAACCTGAAATACATAGCCAATAAATCATCCACCGATTTTGGACAACAACTCTCCCCAGAGAATCCAAAAAGATTATCCCACACCCTCCAAGAAAAGGCGCAACGAGGGATCAACTGAGGAgcacattttttaaattttaaaaacaaagagAACATACATCCGGAGATAAAGCCTTGAAAGGCATCCTTGTTTGCAACAAATTGTTAgtattaactctattaagaacaaccaaccaaataaaagccttaatgtCATATGGGACTTTAGCCTTCCAGATAGATCCATGAAGCAGGAAAGACAAATGTTTACTGGTTAAATGctcaaaaaaaattataagaatatTCCCTAAAATCCAGAAAAGATCATCTCTCCTTTCAGAAAGAAGCCTACTGTCCAACTAATTTAATACAGAAGCGAGCTCTAATGCCTCCCCATCATTAAAAGCCCTATGAAAATGGAAATTCCAAAAGAAACCAGCCACATTTGAAATAAAGaatgaagaagaaatagattCATTAGACAAAGAAGACAATCTCTACAAACAGGGAAAGGAGCAAAGCAAAGAATCCCCCGCCCAAATGTCTACTCAAAACCGAATTAGATACCAATTTCCCACAAGAGGCACTACATCCCTAGGAAGAGCAACTTGACAGTTTCAATAGTGTTAAATAGAAAAAACTTCCCTGCTGAAGCTTCTAATGAAGTCACAATGTCAGCCAGAGCAAACACGAAAGTTGGAACGCATAAAGAATGGGTGTCTAAAGAATTCCATACCAGCCACAAAGTATATCCGAGGTGGATAGGATCACACAGCTGGGGAACAATAATCTTATCACTAAACCTGAATTCAGCTCAATTAAGGCATCAAATGAGAGATTAGATGGACTTTTTTAGGGAATTTGAAGCATGGCCTCACCTTGACTCTTTGATCTTTCTATCAACATGATTGACCATCACTGTAATTTATAAAATGATGGGGCTTGATGAATAGGGGATAAAGACCATTGAACAAATACTAAGTTTGACTGCCCCAGACCCCAACCCCCAAAAAGGATCCAAAAATGGGCTATGTAATTTAAATGGGTTGAGAATATATACTGCACCTATTAACCAATTTGAATCAGTATTTTCGAACACCACGTACGGGagatatcctctctctctctctctctctctctctcaaacacacACAGATGCAAACACCTCATAACCACATGCAACTGTTGATTCACAGAATTATTTCACTGAACTAGCAGAAATTTAAAAGGCAACAATATGATAGTGTTCATGCGTTCCTAAATTGAAACTCAACAATAAGAAGATGCAACATAAACATAAATTAAAGGGAAAAGAATTACCCAGGCCTCAATGCATAAAAATTCATTTATCTTGAACCCAGATTCTCACACTTCTGTCTCTATCAAGGCCTGCAGAAGCAATTTTATTCTCAGCAGGGTGGCATGTTACTGAGATGACAGTATCAGAATGACCCTCAAGTTTCTGAACCATAGCCTTCCCCTGTAGATCCCAAAGGTACACACAGCTATCCTCTGACCCACTAACAATGTATTTCCCATTTGTCACCGAAAATGTAGATGTTATGCAGTATACTCTGTTCTTATGCCCTGTGtatattttcaagaacttcccaGCCGAGTAATTCCAAAGCTTCTGCCACCACCAAAGAAATAGCAGAAATAAACCCTTAAGACTGAATTATCCAttatcagaattttttttttttaaaaaaattaatcccTCTCTTAATGCTCTATTTTGAAAAGTGAATTCGTATATAAATTTCCAAACTAAAATCTTAGATTCAAAACAGTTAATTGATAAAATCAGGCACAAATAAGATGAAAAGGGAgaataaaaactcaaaatttcGATTGACATAATGGCAGAATAAAAACTCACGAGAGTGTCGTCCAGAGTTGCAACGAGAATGAACTTGCCATTGGGTGAGAACTTGGCAAAGGAGACGGCGGGCTCCTTATCATCTATAAGGGTCTTCAAGCAGGCGCCGGTGGCGGCGTCCCAAATCTTGCAGGAACCGTCGTGGCTGCCGGAGACAATGAGGGAGCCGTCGCGGTTGAAGTGAACGCAGGTGACGGGCATCGAATGGGCGGAAATAACGTGAACACAGCGGCCAGTCTTGACGTCCCAGACGCGGACGGTCTCGTCGAAGGAGCCGGAGACGATGAGGTTGGACTGGGGGTTGAAGTTGACGCAGAAGACGAAGGAGGTGTGGCCGCGGAGGGTCTTGACGCAGTCGGCGGCGCGTGCGTCCCAGATGCGGAGGGTACGATCATCGGAGGCGGAGCAGATGTAATGGGAGTCGGAGGACCAGGCGAGGTCGGAGACGCCCTCGGAGTGGCCAACGAGGCGGGAGAGGAGAGCTAGGGTTTGTGAGGACCAGATGATTAGGGTTTTGTCGAGGGAGGCAGAGGCTAGAAGAGTACCGTCGTTGGAGAACTTGACGCACGACACCGCTCGCTGGTGGCCGGTTAGGGTTCGGTGGTGTCTGTAGGGGCGGTACTGCGACGGCGCCTGGCTGTTGCCACCGCCCCCGCTGCTTGCCATTCCAGTTTTACCAGTCTGCTCTATTTCAGTATTTCAATTCTGTACCGCGAAGCGTCGATAAAAGCCGCTATTCCTATTCTTTAATTTTAGAGAAGAATTTGCGTGTCTTTTTTTGCTCCCCTTTTTGGAGAAGGCAAGAAAAACGCGTATGTCAATACAAAATGTAAGagtttttttcccgttttaaccttttttttttaaatatatattaaataatatctcattctgggaagtatttcccagaatgacccTGACATaatctcactactccaagtaacgatatttaaccaaatctcgctacttagagtagcgagatttacttttTCCTGAAGGGCTCGTGCTAACGCGTGGCAAATcttgctactccaagtagcgagatttaattgggaGAATTAATGCTCGGCCAGCCGCCTTTCGATGCGTGGTGAATCTTTGTCGACCACCAtttgacacgtggtaaatctcgctactccaagtagcgagattttgttAGAATAATTAATGTTCTGCCAACCGCCTTTTGAATTACCTCCACCCGGCtttcgacgcgtggcaaatctcgctactccaagtagcgagatttgcttcagaataacctcgcccgttcttcctcctttcttgcgcTAACAGAGTACCTGTTGCAGAgccgagcaggtgaccgttgaagGAAGACTccggagcaggtgaccgttgcgggCTTCATCAAATCGAAAGTTATATAAGGAGATGGGGTAACTTATGTTTTCCGTGTTCAGTGCTTAGatttttacattatttttatttcatcgaAAGTTTTGATAATCCGATAGAGAGTTTGTGATTTATGTTAAAAGATTCGTGGATAAACATtactcttaaggtttgtatttcattgttttggtatttaaatttaattttttgctgataatattttatttgtatttcattgtttgggtatttgaatttaattttttgctgataatattttattttttccattcaaactgttgttcaatatttatttattttttttggattgttgtttcATTGTAAAATACATTATCTTTCCTGCCCTAGAAATTGTTGAAGTTTCCTCCACTcactaaatttgttgaatttccttctactctttttgaatataattgtgcaattataattagatcatatggtttactttcaaaatgggaaattttgttattcaattcttgaattttcttgtactgtttttaatataattgggcacatccactaaagttgtgaacataacatgtaaattgtatggttttaattgatgctttgagTTAATGTGAGTGCACATTGTAATTATAAATTGTTTTGTCgtatgtataagatcctaggatcttataccttattttccgagttattaataattatattgaaaattttaaaataaaaaattctgaCTCTTATATTAATGCTAaagaactataaaaaaaaaaaaatgtgatatttttataatctacaaaagaagaatctgaaaatTGAGAATTATTTTCTAAACACTGAACACATCCTTAagcttttctcttccctttatttttttcttttctccagttaatttagggctatttgaaaaattaaaatttgacaatatgtttggttaatatttatgaaaattaatataacttaaattttttaattaaaaaatatttatgtattattttgaaatcaattgatattttaaaatgtataattaaaaaataaatttacaaataatatataataaaaatattataaaaataaaaatacaatttattataattattttaattaattgttgtactatccaaatttattttataataaaatcttttttttacatgacaattgaaaaattgtgaaaaatattatattattgcttttataattatatacatatatatatatatatatcttaatttgaattctatttcaatttttttcataaacagttaaaaattgaaaataaaaactgaaaaaatgaccacataaagaaacatatttatataatatgttttctttttcacttttctaatctttaactaaatagttttattttatttttagatttatgaattggttcttcaaaaaactaataaaaaaaaaaattagggccaGCACAGCACaatgattcatatatatatattgttggatgctacaccttctcaatttcaaaagctaactcataggataaatctttccaaatacttaataattgattattagtacctttcacaataattccaataatctctctctcataTATGAGACTCCAATTTTAACCCATCTCGAGAAGAatgttaaaacatgtttttgacaCTAGTATTTGGGGTGGGATTTTTtccatacttatatatatgtatgtgtgtgtgtaggctatgaaaaaaatgttgctttgggaatgtgtgtgtgtaggctatgaaaataaaataaaatttattacctcTTTGTCTGCCTACTCAAGAATCCAGCTATAATGTGACTTGCTGTCTGGACATCAATGAGTTCTCCCTCTCCTAGACTTAGATGATCATGTGGGCAAGGTTTGACAAGTTCTCTTTGAGTGAAGagttttcttagttctccaagctcatagcctaaatttcttttgtattttgttcACCAATACTCACAAGCCTACTACTTGGTTTCCAACAATCTACTCAATTCTAATTCACCCAAAATCACATACACAGAGGTAATGTTCACAGAATCACAGCTTTAGCTACGAAAGGTTATCTCACCCATCCTCTATCATTAGTCCATCCTATGTAATAGAACAATGGCTTTAACCAATATATAAATAGAGGCAACTGCTACACTGCACAGAAACTACCAAAAAAGAAAGGTGCTTGAACAACTGACCATCATTAGAATCCTAAAGTAGCAGAAGACAATTAGTTGGATTACCCGAGTTATTTGGTAGGTGCAGCAGTTCTAAAAAATGTGGTTCCTTAggaatcaaattaaaataaaaaattccatgaaaaaagcctcatatgtataagatcctagggtggggggtgcctgaggaggccacagtcgacagagcaccattaaagatccaacgGTACGAGGGCGAAGCCGGCCTCGACTAGTCACTGTCGATGACGCTAACTGGGAACACTGTAGAGATGATAGTtaaaaggtcacattattagaggagagtagtaatgagttttttcctccccgaatttatgtatttttcaccaatatatcgatataaatgtagtgttcacattttaaagcacttgccataagacaatcccattcccatttcatgaatcgggatgttatgcgtcctaagtaacatttttccaaaagatcccttcaactcctttgagtatggctgtttggattagcaatgaatcctcaaaaggctacttaacaaaattgaacttcaaattaagtggcaacccaacccataatgagacaaagtacgaagtaccattttggaaaaattactcttaagagcaccatttcatagttctttggattctaagttgaattacaattttgggaaaatccgaagtatatgtcatatggggaaaatcaatacatattcatgttgtttattcataaacgctgaattcatctatttattttcttggtgggaaagttaggtcgaaactctaagttcattcattcattagaatttgtata includes:
- the LOC131155044 gene encoding COMPASS-like H3K4 histone methylase component WDR5B — its product is MASSGGGGNSQAPSQYRPYRHHRTLTGHQRAVSCVKFSNDGTLLASASLDKTLIIWSSQTLALLSRLVGHSEGVSDLAWSSDSHYICSASDDRTLRIWDARAADCVKTLRGHTSFVFCVNFNPQSNLIVSGSFDETVRVWDVKTGRCVHVISAHSMPVTCVHFNRDGSLIVSGSHDGSCKIWDAATGACLKTLIDDKEPAVSFAKFSPNGKFILVATLDDTLKLWNYSAGKFLKIYTGHKNRVYCITSTFSVTNGKYIVSGSEDSCVYLWDLQGKAMVQKLEGHSDTVISVTCHPAENKIASAGLDRDRSVRIWVQDK